In Phragmites australis chromosome 17, lpPhrAust1.1, whole genome shotgun sequence, the following are encoded in one genomic region:
- the LOC133897194 gene encoding E3 ubiquitin-protein ligase WAV3-like, producing MVGGCAGGEGTLARWRRAAAKRIGLSCASFFSYAASPPWKSKTISCSAVNKPADSSDGEQQKLEEPTRTRVADKNLCAICLELLSTSSSDFDNSERPAIFTAQCSHSFHFLCIASNIRHGNVTCPICRAQWSELPRDLKVPPLLHNQSDPILRILDDNIASSRVNRRSSIRAARYNDDDPVEPYTLTEHVDPCLRFALIAAPVAAHHHVLGHYPCGCILPLQQHCQYSSSSMLSPPQIASPSGHTRAYLSVSLAPQPAMDLVLVASPNGPHLRLLKQAMALVVFSMRAIDRLAIVTNATTATRAFPLRRMTSHGKRMALQVIEHLCCVGGTDPVGALHKGQKVLEDRAHKNPSNCILHLSDHPVRSCVGMDMNHPNIPVHQFHVGLGFGVQSGFIIHEFEEFLARLLGGVIGDTQLRIGEHGGMVRLGELRGGEERRIPLDLVAYCGFILVGYSYLEGGREDQLRTGEIAVGFEEKGDSSYCGMREMGLNIGGERRSCCADRRDYHDPFMARRWAKHFNVYRA from the exons ATGGTGGGGGGATGCGCCGGCGGCGAAGGGACGCTCGCGAGGTGGCGAAGGGCGGCGGCCAAGCGGATCGGCCTCTCCTGCGCATCCTTCTTCTCCTACGCCGCTTCTCCCCCCTGGAAGTCTAAGACT ATATCATGCTCAGCAGTGAATAAGCCTGCAGACAGCAGTGATGGAGAGCAGCAAAAGCTGGAGGAACCCACCAGAACCAGAGTGGCTGACAAG AACCTATGTGCAATATGTTTGGAGCTCCTCAGCACCAGCAGCAGTGACTTTGACAATAGTGAGAGGCCAGCAATCTTCACAGCGCAATGCTCCCACTCTTTCCACTTCTTATGCATCGCCTCCAACATCCGGCACGGCAATGTCACATGCCCTATCTGCCGTGCACAATGGTCTGAGTTGCCACGTGACCTGAAGGTTCCCCCGTTGCTGCACAACCAGTCGGATCCAATTCTTCGCATCCTTGATGACAACATTGCGTCATCCCGTGTTAACAGAAGGTCCTCCATCCGTGCTGCCCGCTACAACGATGATGACCCGGTTGAGCCTTACACTTTGACTGAGCATGTGGATCCATGCCTTCGCTTCGCCCTTATCGCGGCTCCAGTGGCAGCTCACCATCATGTCCTCGGGCATTACCCCTGTGGCTGCATATTGCCGCTACAACAGCACTGCCAGTACAGCAGCTCCTCCATGCTTTCGCCACCACAGATTGCTTCACCAAGCGGGCACACTCGTGCTTACCTCTCTGTCAGTCTTGCTCCACAGCCAGCCATGGACTTGGTACTGGTTGCCAGCCCAAACGGGCCACATCTAAGGCTCTTGAAGCAAGCAATGGCACTCGTGGTCTTCTCCATGCGGGCAATTGACCGGTTAGCCATTGTCACGAATGCCACCACCGCAACCCGTGCCTTCCCCTTGCGTCGGATGACATCCCATGGAAAAAGAATGGCGTTGCAGGTCATTGAACACCTCTGCTGTGTTGGTGGAACTGATCCAGTAGGGGCTTTACATAAGGGCCAGAAGGTATTGGAGGACCGGGCGCATAAGAACCCAAGCAACTGCATCCTTCACTTGTCTGACCATCCAGTCCGCAGCTGTGTTGGGATGGACATGAACCATCCCAACATCCCGGTTCACCAGTTCCATGTTGGGCTCGGTTTCGGGGTGCAGAGTGGCTTTATCATACATGAATTTGAGGAATTCCTAGCACGGTTGCTTGGCGGTGTCATAGGCGACACCCAGCTGAGGATAGGGGAGCATGGGGGAATGGTGAGGCTAGGAGAGCTGAGGGGTGGTGAAGAGAGAAGGATCCCGCTCGACCTCGTGGCATATTGTGGCTTCATACTGGTTGGTTATAGCTACTTGGAGGGTGGAAGAGAGGATCAGTTGAGGACTGGTGAAATTGCTGTCGGGTTTGAAGAGAAAGGCGACAGCAGTTACTGCGGGATGAGGGAGATGGGGCTGAATATCGGCGGCGAGAGGAGGAGCTGCTGTGCTGACAGACGGGACTACCATGACCCTTTCATGGCGCGGCGATGGGCGAAGCATTTCAATGTGTACAGGGCCTGA